The Molothrus ater isolate BHLD 08-10-18 breed brown headed cowbird chromosome 29, BPBGC_Mater_1.1, whole genome shotgun sequence nucleotide sequence ggggttccctcTCACCtgcccaggggtgcagggggaggTTCAGCCCCATTCTCTGGGGGTTCACTGACTCTGGAGGgatggagaattttttttccccctaaatcTTAGAATCCCAGAGGTCGGAAAACCTCCAAGATCACCACGTCCAAGCTGTTCCCGACCCCCACCTGCCCACCCAGACCAACATCCAGGTGTTTCTCAGGGGTGGCCactccaaccctccctgggcagcctttcCAAGGCCTGGCCGCCCTTTCCAGGGGGAAATTCCACCCCACGAGCCGCCCTGGCACAGCCcgaggccgttccctctcctcccgTCCCTTTGTGGCATCGCTGAAGGCGGTGAAGGGGGCACGGTCACATCTGGAAGGGGCACGGCCACATCTGGAAGGGGCGTGTGGCACATCTGGAGCCCGGAGCGTGACCAAGAGAGGGGAAAGGGCACCGGGGGAGGAACCGGGATGGGCTGGCCCGGAGCACCGGGAAGTGGCGGCTCCGCACGGCCGCACCCCGGGCAGGAACGCGGCAGAACGCCCGGGGCAccggggatggggaggggacaaTCGCGACATCCGCGGGCACAATCCGAACCGGCACAATCCCAGCTCGGAGCTGGGCCCGAACCGGCACAATCCCAGCTCGGAGCTGTTCCCGAACCGGCCCAATCCCAGCTCGGAGCTGAGCCCGGACCGGCACAATCCCAGCTCGGAGCTGTTCCCGAACCGGCACCATCCCAGCTCGGAGCTGAGCCCGAACCGGCACAATCCCAGCTCGGAGCTGTTCCCGGACCGGCCCAATCCCAGCTCGGAGCTGTTCCGGGACTGGCACCATCCCAGCTCGGAGCTGTTCCCGGACCGGCACAATCCCAGCTCGGAGCTGAGCCCGAACCGGCACCATCCCAGCTCGGAGCTGAGCCCGAACCGGCACAATCCCAACTCGGAGCTGTTCCCGAACCGGCCCAATCCCAGCTCGGAGCTGTTCCCGGACCGGCACCATCCCAGCTCGGAGCTGTTCCGGGACCGGCACCATCCCAGCTCGGAGCTGTTCCCGAACCGGCCCAATCCCAGCTCGGAGCTGTTCCGGGACCGGCACCATCCCAGCTCGGAGCTGTTCCCGCAGCCCTGCGGGGTGGGAGCGGCTCCGGGGAggagcggccgggccgggctgagTCAGCCCCGACGCGGCTGCCGGGGAGCGGCCCCGAGGGGGTTCCCGAGGCCTCGGGGGTGCCGGATCCACCCCGGGCAGAACCAGAACCAGAACCAGAGCCAGAACCAGAGCCAGAACCAGAATCAGCCTGGCATTGCCGCCAGCTTCCCCCAGCCCAAGTAGAACCAGAATCAGAATCAGAGTCAGAACCAGCCTGGGAACGGCCCCGGGGGAGTTTCCGGAGCCTCGGGGGTGCAGGATCCATCCCGGGCTGAGCCAGAGCCAGGGCCAGAACCAGAACCAGAACCAGAACCAGAACCAGAACCAGAACCAGAGCCAGAACCAGATTCAGAACCAGAGCCAGAACCAGAACCAGATTCAGAACCAGAACCAGATTCAGAACCAGAGCCAGAACCAGAACCAGATTCAGAACCAGAACCAGATTCAGAACCAGAACCAGAGTCAGAACCAGAACCAGAACCAGATTCAGAACCAGAACCAGATTCAGAACCAGAatcagagccagagccagaacCAGAACCAGAACCAACCTGGCATCACCCCCAACTTCCCCCAGCCAGGCCAGAGAGACCCCCGGGGGGGGCAAAACCGCTTtgtttaaatggaaatttattGAAATGATGTGGGGATCACACGGGAGGGTcccggggccgtgccgggcccTGCCCTCACTTCCTGCGGGGCATCTTGTCCGGCAGGTCCTGGAAGAAGTCGTTGCACATCATGGCCATGCAGGCCAGGAAGGTCACGTACTCCTGGAAATCCACCTCGTTGTCGCTGTTGCAGTCCAGGTTGCTCATCAGCTTCTGTAAACTCGCCTCGCTGGTTTGATTCTGCCcgagggaggagggaaaggaagggttAAAACCGGGCTTTGGAGGGGTTAAAACCGGGCTTTGGAAGGGTTAAAACCGGGGCTTTGGAGGGGTTAAAACCGGGCTTTGGAGGGGTTAAAACCGGGGCTTTGGAGGGGTTAAAACCGGGGCTTTGGAGGGGTTAAAACCGGGGCTTTGGAAGGGTTAAAACCGGGTTTTGGAAGGGTTAAAACCGGGGCTTTGGAGGGGTTAAAACCGGGGCTTTGGAAGGGTTAAAACCGGGCTTTGGAAGGGTTAAAACAGGGCTTTGGAGGGGTTAAAACCGGGCTTTGGAGGGGTTAAAACCGGGATTTGGAAGGGTTAAAACCGGGGCTTTGGAAGGGTTAAAACCGGGCTTTGGAGGGGTTAAAACCGGGCTTTGGACGTCCCCAAAGCCCCGAGTCCCCCCCCGGCACTCACGCTGAAGCTCGGCAGCTCCTTGGTGAGCAGCTCCTTGAGCTCGGCTTTGTTGAGCTTGTACTTGTCGCCCTCGTTGCCCGAGTACTTGTGGAAGGTGGCGACCACCACGGCCAGCGCCTGCTCCAGGGGACACgccatggggacagctggggacacagcgaGGGGACACAGGAGTTGGGCACCCTCAGAGCCAGAACCAGGGACCAATCCCCCGTGCCAGGCCCGGGTCTGTCCCGGGATGCTCCGGTCCCTCCCCGGCTCCAGCCCGGCTGGGCAACCCCaaaatagggggaaaaatgggaaaaaatgggaaaaaaatgggaaaaaagggaagggaagggaagggaagggaagggaagggaagggaagggaagggaagggaagggaagggaagggaagggaagggaagggaagggaagggaagggaagggaagggaagggaagggaagggaagggaggggaagggaagggaagggaagggaagggaagggaagggaagggaagggaagggaaggggctcGGGAGTTTTTCCAGCCCTGGCCCGGTGAAATCCGCATTTCCAGCTCGGCACCTGCAGCGGGACCCCCCCCAGCCGCGCCTGGCAACATCTGGAGAACATCTGGAGGGGTAAAAGCGACTCACCGAGAGCTCGGGAGGGACAGGAGAGATCGGGCAGGGCGGAAGGGGAGCCAGGCTCAGGCCCTGGCATTTATAGCGTTCATCGCCCCGCCTGAGCCACACCCGGCCGGGGAGGCAGCGACGCTCCCGAGCCCGCCCGGACCCggctggaaaaggagaaaaggaggagaaaggaaaccctgggagctgcccccGCCCTTGCCAAGGGCGCTGGTTTGGATTAGGAGGAGCAAAATGCGccgctggggctgcccagggaccaCCCGGGCCGGGAGAGCCCCGCGGGGTTCGGGtgccccccggtgccccccggtGCCATCCCGGGTCCGGTCTCGGGGGTGGTGCCGAGCCGGGGTTTGTGCcgagggtttttttttcccttttccagtcTCTTGGCAGCGATTTGCGCTCCCGTTGTGTAACGGAGCCGCTCCCGTGGCCCGGGCACGTGTGCGGGAGCTGGGGCGGGCACCGGCAACGGGCAGGGCCCAACCTCGAACCCTGGCAAAGCCCCCGAGTGCCCCCAAACCCTGGCAAAGCCCCCAAATGTCCCCCCAAAACCCTGGCAAAGCCCCCGAGTGCCCCCAAAACCCTGGCAAAGCCCCCGAgtgtccccaaaccctggcAAAgcccccaaatgtccccaaaccATGGCAAAGCCCCCGAGTGCCCCCAAACCCTGGCAAAGCCCCCGAGTGCC carries:
- the LOC118696038 gene encoding protein S100-A4-like translates to MPGPEPGSPSALPDLSCPSRALAVPMACPLEQALAVVVATFHKYSGNEGDKYKLNKAELKELLTKELPSFSNQTSEASLQKLMSNLDCNSDNEVDFQEYVTFLACMAMMCNDFFQDLPDKMPRRK